The genome window GGTGTCTACATCCCCGACCTAAAGGACGGGGTTTTGACACCGAAGAATTTGATAAAAACGCACACGGTTCCTTGACACAAACTAACAGTAGGAAAGTCGCGACCAGGAGATCGCTCCTACAGCGAAGAGTCGGGAATCGGAGTTCCCTCCCACAGGAGAACCGAATGCCCGTGGCACCACTATAATATAGGCTTGCAAGCAGTGTTCAAATCTGATAGACTTTATATCCTGGACATCGTGACAAAATTAATACGCAATCAGGAGGATATTGAATGTCTAACACGACTCCACTTCGGACAGTGATTGTCGGGTGTGGTATGATATCCGCAGGAGGCTACCAGCCGCGGTGCCACGCCTATCCACATCGCATTGAACTCATTGGCTACTACGACCAAGACGAGACCCGCGCCTCAGCATTGGCAGAACGAAACGGGGGACTCGTTTACAAATCATTTGACGAAGTCTTGAACGATCCAAACGTAGAGGCGATTGTAAATTTGACGCTTCATATTTCTCATTATCCGATCTCGTTGGCAGCACTGAAAGCGGGAAAACATGTCTACTCCGAAAAACCGATTTCCATCCGAACCGATGAGGCGAACGAACTCGTGGAAACCGCGGAAGCGATGGGTTTAAAACTTGCATGCGCCCCATCGGCGATCCTCGGCTATGTTCAACAGAACGTCTGGCAACGGATTCGTGAAGGTGAGATAGGTGATGTGATTTCAGCGCTCGGGAACTTCGGGGGTCCTTTGGAACATTGGCATCCGAGTGCCGATGCGTTTCTCATGCATGCCGGTCCATTCCGAGATGTCGCGCCGTATCCGTTAACGGCGATGACAACGATGATCGCGCCGGTCAAAACCGTGCACGGCTTCGCAAGGGTCGCTGTGCCAAAACGGACCTTGCACCAAGGACCGCGTCAAGGCACTGAATTTGAGGTGAATGAGAAGGATCACGGATTTGCTGTGCTTGAATTCGAGAATGGCGCACACGGGTTTATCTATCACAGTTTCACGGTGGCTTCTGGGATTCCGCCTTATGAGATTCACGGCACCGCAGGTGGATTCTCCCTTCAAGCACACGACGATGGACGCGGTATCCAAAAATTTACGCCTGGAGACGGATGGCAAGAGGAACCCTCGCCACCGAAAGCGTTTACCGGATTAGATTGGGGCAAAGGGGTTGCGGATTTCGCAGATGCAATCCGATCTGACCGGAATCCGCGCTGTAACGGGGCACAAGCACGGCACGCGTTAGAGGTGTGTGAACGGATCATCGAATCCTCGGATGCAGGGAGACCTGTCGATGTCGTGAGCCGTTTCCCGGCACCACCACCTGTTGGCGATGTAGCACCGTGGGAAGATGCTTCGTGAGCGAAGGTTTTATGGATTTACTGATGGGAAAAGCAATGGGCATCAATGCATATGATGCCCATTGCTTTTATTAGTTTCGTCAGTCTGGACAGGTCATCTGACTGTATGTTAACCATTGAACTGTATTCTCTGAAGCATCTTAATCACAATAATTAGAGTTGTTCTGAAGAGTTACCCTTGTGTAATCCAGCGTACTGTTATAATAGTAGGTCGTAGCGTGCCCATCTCTGTGGACACAAACCCATCTCCAGACATCATTATTTGGATTGTCGTCACCACCGCCGATAACCACCCACTTGCACTCTTTTTCCGGATGCCCGTGATAGTACTCGTTCCTATGTGTTCCACTTGAGGAAGTAGCATAAGTACCATCGGGACAAAAGAATTCAGTCAACCAAGGCTGCTCAAAAACTTGGGTGGGCCCTGCATCCGATACGTTAACACCAACCAGGAATGGAACTGCAAGCGTAAACGTGAAAATGAAGAGGGTCAAGCTTCCAAGATGTTTCTTTAACAACATTGTTAGATCCTCCTTATGGAAATGAGAAAGCAAAGACAAGGATATGCCTTATTGACATCCATTTTCTTGCCTGTTGCTTTTGATTTGTTAAACAATTGACAGGTACCAGGTATCCACAAGTGAACAGTCCCATTTATAGATTTCAATTCTAAGAGGCGATGTGTCTCCCAGAAAGGTATTTTACAGGTTCTTATCATCATCCCAATTTATGTCATAGAATGAAATACCCTCTATCCTTGCTTTTCTATACTTTTCAAGGCTACGCAGCGAATTTTCTGATGAAGGCCCGGTCTGCTCCGTTGCTTCAAGCCAGGCATAATATTCATAGGTTGAAGCACCCTCCGAATGATTGTAAAGAGAAATAAAAGCATCAATATAGATATAACAGTCTTTGTTGGTTATCGGGAGTCCCATTTCCAATTTTCCTAAAAAATAAGCAATGTTGTCAACTTCTGGAATATCCCCATGTATCAGAATAAGTGCAGCATGTTTATGTTCTATCCAAGCTTCCGGATTTTTTCTTCGCAATCGATCCAGAAAACGGCGTTCTTTTTCTTCATCTACTCGTTTTCTGATATCTTCAAGTGAACGCCGGTTGACTGCAGTCGGCAAGAGAAAATAACTCGCCTCAAGGTAAGCAGCACTTCGCTCATAAGTGATGGACAATAGATCAACTTCTACAAATTCATCTGTCGTGGGCTGCTGCATAAACTCTACAAGATAGCGAACTTGTGGGAGGTCCCCAAACCTTTGGAAATAAGTAGCGGCGCGGTATTTTTCGTATAACGCTTGATCTTTTGTCTCCAAAGCCCAGCGTTGTGGAATCACCAAGTTCATAAGTTCTTCAACTTCCGCAGCTGTTAAGGCTATCCAGTCGTCGCCTTTCAACTTTTCCCAGTCCTTGTCTTTCAACCTGAGCAATGGTTTATCAGGTTTATTGAGCAATCGTTTATCAGGTGTGTCGAACAATGGATTATAAGGAGCGTCAGCAGTCTCCTCTATATCTTGTGCGTCTCCACAACCAAAGCAGAAAAGAGAAACAAGAAGCAGAAATATTGAAAAAGTGAAATGACTTTTCATGGTGCCTCCATGGGTCCAAAAACGATATTCGCGCCTGCCTTGATTCGCTTTTCTAGAGTTTCAAGTGTTTCTCGCGTTTCTTCCATTGGCCACAGGGCGTATTGGGCTTCAAGAAAACGCAGGTATTCATCCGCGTCTTTTATAGGTAGCCTAAACTGCATTTTTTCCCGGAACGCGACAAAGGTATGCACCTCTGGAATGTCTCCGAACTGTTTAATAAGTTGTGCCTGAAGATATTCAATATATAACGCTGGATCTTCTGTCTTGTACCAGTCCGGAGGCGGGTAGGTGTTATCAGAGTCGCCTGTAGATTCACTCTCCGGATAGGTTTGTTTCCACGGAGCACTATTAGAAATTGTGGAATCAAACACATCATCGTTCCGCCAATCATACTTATTTCCACTTGTCGGAGTTTCCACCGGATGAGTGCGCGAATCGACATTATGATTATGACCGCGCGGAGTAGCGACCTTTGCGATTTCCGTCCTCTTCTTTGCTGGACTTGGCTTCAGTCCTGGTGTTACCGCCTTATAGATTTTTATCGGTTCAAGTCGTGGCTTAGGTCTGAAAAAAATAAAACTGCTGACGCAGAGGATAGCGAATACTGCAAGTGCCCAGTACCATTTTCTTTTTAACATAATACAGCCTCTATGTTAAGTTTAACTTTCCTGCAAGAGAAATAGAATTTTCCAACTTGAATGTAGAAACACCTCACGGAAGTGTCCACTTCTTTTTCACGTTTGGAATCATCGAACGCTTCTGCAATGAATGTGAGATAAAATCTTCAAAGTGTCCCAACTTTTTTATGGCACAAAATTTTACAAACACGACGAGACATCTCTCGGTTTATCAGATTTTAAAAACTTCCACCGCTAAACTCGCGTCGCGCGATTTCACGGAGTTTCTCAAGTGTATCCTGTTCCACTCGCGAAACAGCGGACCGAGACATCCCAAGCCGCTCGGCGACTGCGCGCACACTCAGTGGGTCGGGCACTCCAACCCCGCACCGCAAACGCAGTACCTCTGCTTCACGATGTGGGACTTTCCCAAGGTATACCTCCAAATCGTATGAAGTTTCAAACGCGTCAATATCTGACTCGATGGCAAGCGTTTCACCTAACGTTATATCACCGTCCGGCTCTCTTGGCAGGGCATCAAGACTGGACATCTGCTGATGATCTGAACACTCGCGCACATACCGAACCTGTTCAACACACCAACCTAAAGCCTCGGCAACCTCTGTCTCAGTCGCAGTTCCGTCCAACTTCTGACACACAGCGCGATACTGATTCACTTGACGCCGCAGCGGGTCTGGAATATGGAAGGCGGTTCGGAATGTATCAATATAGATGAGGATTTCGCCACGGATATGAGGACGGGCGAAGGGGGCAAGTCTACCGCGAGACGGGAGATATACAGTGACAGCTTTCACGAGACCTGTCACGCCTGAACCGAAGAGGT of Candidatus Poribacteria bacterium contains these proteins:
- a CDS encoding Gfo/Idh/MocA family oxidoreductase, with translation MSNTTPLRTVIVGCGMISAGGYQPRCHAYPHRIELIGYYDQDETRASALAERNGGLVYKSFDEVLNDPNVEAIVNLTLHISHYPISLAALKAGKHVYSEKPISIRTDEANELVETAEAMGLKLACAPSAILGYVQQNVWQRIREGEIGDVISALGNFGGPLEHWHPSADAFLMHAGPFRDVAPYPLTAMTTMIAPVKTVHGFARVAVPKRTLHQGPRQGTEFEVNEKDHGFAVLEFENGAHGFIYHSFTVASGIPPYEIHGTAGGFSLQAHDDGRGIQKFTPGDGWQEEPSPPKAFTGLDWGKGVADFADAIRSDRNPRCNGAQARHALEVCERIIESSDAGRPVDVVSRFPAPPPVGDVAPWEDAS
- a CDS encoding sigma-70 family RNA polymerase sigma factor, whose protein sequence is MTHTSSHRFQLDAATERLISSYPRLTAEEEHVLAREGSDEARDKLVVSNLRLVKSIVLKFSGCGLEAMDLFGSGVTGLVKAVTVYLPSRGRLAPFARPHIRGEILIYIDTFRTAFHIPDPLRRQVNQYRAVCQKLDGTATETEVAEALGWCVEQVRYVRECSDHQQMSSLDALPREPDGDITLGETLAIESDIDAFETSYDLEVYLGKVPHREAEVLRLRCGVGVPDPLSVRAVAERLGMSRSAVSRVEQDTLEKLREIARREFSGGSF